Genomic segment of Hymenobacter aquaticus:
CGGTGCGGGCGTTGCTCAGGGGCGACAGGAACTCGTGGAGCAGGTAGCCGTGGGCCGCGTGCAGCTCAAGTACCTGAAAGCCCGCGGCCAGGGCCCGCACCGTAGCGGCCCGGAAGTCGGCAATGACTTTGTCGATGCCCTCTTGGTTTAGCTCGATGGGGGCGGGCTGCCCGGCGTGGAAGGGCACGGCGCTGGGGGCCACCGTGGGCCAGCCGCCTTCGGCCTCGGGCACCACGCCGCTGCCTTTCCAGGACGTGTAGGTGCTGGCTTTGCGGCCGGCGTGGGCCAGCTGAATGCCCGGCACGGCCCCGTGCGCGCGCAGAAACGCCGTGATGCGCCGCAGCTCGGGCAGGTGCTCGTCTTTCCAGATGCCCAAATCGTCGGGGGTGATGCGGCCCTCGGGCGCTACGGCGGCGGCTTCGGTGATAATCAGGCCGGCCCCGCCCACGGCCCGGCTGCCCAGGTGCACTAGGTGCCAGTCGTTGGCAAAGCCGTCGGTGCTGCTGTACATGCACATCGGCGACACCGTAATTCGATTCTTGAACGTGACGCCGCGCAGGGTAAAGGGCGAAAACAGGCTGGACATAAGCAGGAAAAAGAAGCAGGCTGAATGAA
This window contains:
- a CDS encoding NADH:flavin oxidoreductase/NADH oxidase, with product MSSLFSPFTLRGVTFKNRITVSPMCMYSSTDGFANDWHLVHLGSRAVGGAGLIITEAAAVAPEGRITPDDLGIWKDEHLPELRRITAFLRAHGAVPGIQLAHAGRKASTYTSWKGSGVVPEAEGGWPTVAPSAVPFHAGQPAPIELNQEGIDKVIADFRAATVRALAAGFQVLELHAAHGYLLHEFLSPLSNARTDAYGGSFENRSRLLLQVVEATRAAWPAEYPLFVRLSATDWTEGGWTAADSVALAIILKDKGVDLIDCSTGGNVPAATIPVEPGYQVPFAEQIRREAGIPTGAVGIITQAAQAEAIVASGQADLVLLAREMLRDPNFPLHAAKELGVDVVWPDQYARAKR